The nucleotide window GACCACCGGCGGCGGCCGAGCGGATGAGATCGCGGCGGGAGAGGGAGGAACTCACAGACGTACCTTTCGGTGCATTCGGCAGGCCATGTGATCCCATTCCTCCGGCCTGAACCCCTCCTTCCGTGAAACGGACGCGGGGGTTAACACGTCGCGACGATCTCAGGAAGGCCCATCCCGCCCGGGCGTCACTTGGCCAGGAAGGCGATGAGCGCGTCGGTGACCTCCTGGGCGTGGGTCCACAGCAGGCCGTGCGGCGCGCCCTCGATCTCGACGTACTCGGCCTGGGGAAGCGCCCGGTGGAAGGGGCGGCCGGTGGACTCGATGGGCAGGATGCGGTCGGCGGTGCCGTGCACGATCAGCGTGGGGACGTCGATCTTGGGGATGTCGGCCCGGAAGTCCGTGAGCCAGGTGGGGACGACGGCGGACGAGGCGTACCACGAGGCGCCGGCCGCGGTGTTCCAGTTGGCCCGGACGACCTCCTCGCTGAGGCGCGTGCCGAGGTTCTCGTCGGTGTTGTAGAAGGCGTTGTAGAACTCGGTGAAATAGGCGTAGCGGTCCTTGGCGACGGCGGCGGAGATGCCCTCGAACACGCTGCCGTCGACGCCCTCGGGATTGTCCTCCGTCTTGAGCAGGAACGGCTCCAGGGAGGCAAGGAACGCGGCCTTGGCCACCCGCGCCGAGCCGTACGTGCCGAGGTAGCGGCCGACCTCGCCGGTGCCCATCGAGAAGCCGACGAGGATCACGTCGCGCAGGTCGAGGGTCTCCAGGAGGGTGTTCAGGTCGGCGGCGAAGGTGTCGTAGTCGTAGCCGACGGTGGGCTGGCTCGACCGGCCGAAGCCGCGGCGGTCGTAGGTGATGACGCGGTAGCCGGCGCCGAGCAGGGCGGGAATCTGCTTCTCCCACGAGTGGCCGTCGAGGGGGTAGCCGTGGATGAGCACGACCGGCTGCCCGCTGCCGTGGTCCTCGTAGTACAGGTCGATGTCGGTGCTGTTCTCCTGGCCGACCGTGATGTACGCCATGGCGCGCTCCTTCTGTTCTCCGCTGCGGTTCCGCAACCGGTTTCTTGGTACGCGCTAGACACTAGCCGACAATTAAGTTGTGCGCAATGTAATCGGGTGCGCGGCAGAGCGGGCGATGGAAGGAGAGGGTCAGCCCCGCCGGTTCGCGTACGCCGTGACGTTCTCGGTCAGGCGGCGCAGTGTGGCGAGCGTGCGGGTGAACTCCTCGGGTTCGAGCGCCATCGCGTCGCCGACCGAGGCGAAGATGCCGTCGCTGCGCTCCCGCAGCCCGGCGCCCTGCTCGGTCAGCGTGATCTGCACCGTGCGCTCGTCGTCGGCGCGGCGCTCCCGGCGCAGCAGGCCGTTCGCCTCCAGGCGCTTGAGCAGCGGCGTCATCGTGCCGTAGTCGAGGTGCAGCGCGGCGCCGAGTTCCTTGACCGTGACCCCCTCCGCGGGGCCGTCCCACAGGACCAGCAGAACCAGGAACTGCGGATAGGTGAGGCCCACCTCGTCGAGCAGGGGCCGGTAGAGGCCGGTGACGGCGCGGGAGGCCGCGTAGAGCGCGAAGCACATCTTGTCGTCGAGGACGCCGGGGGCCCGCTGCTCGCTCTGGGTGCTCGTCATCCTTTCACTGTAGGAGCACGGCCCGCCATCTGCACGCGGGCGGTCCAATCGCCCGCGAGGTTTCGAGAATGGCGTGACCCGGCGCGGGCCGGGTCACGCCCGGCCCGTCAGCGGCACGCGCGCACCACACGGGGGGCGCCGCAGCCCAGGGTCCCCGCGCCCCCGCCCACCTGCGCGTCCAGGCCGAGGTCCACATCCAGGTCCACGGCGAGACCGAGGCCGAGGCCGAGGTTGAGGCCGGCGTCGACGTCGAGGGCGGTCGTGGGCTCGGCGGCGGCCTGCGGCGCGTCACAACCGCACCCGGCGTACGCGGGGGCGGTGGCGAGCAGGCCCGCGCAGGTCAGGGCGGCCAGGGACAGAAGGCGAATAGGGCGGCGCATGAAGATTCCTCATCTCGGATGTCACTAATCGTGTTCGATCGTCACTCTTCGTATCCGAACATCGGTTGTGACAAACCCAGAGCGCTCCCGGCGGAGCACCAAGAGCCGGAGTGGACAGGCCATTGCCTGCGGGGACGCCCGGACGTACCGTCGATGTCGTGGCCGTCATCCACAGGGAACGTGTCGCGTGGGAGAGCGCGAGAGTGTTCGTCGCGGCCGCGACGGACGACGCCTACTGGTGGCTCGGTGAGACGCTCGGCCGCCATCTCGGGCAGACGTACGAGCTCGATCTGAAGCGCACCCGGCTGCGCCTGCGACGGGACGACGCTCCGCGGGCCGGCCGGGCGCACGAGGACGCGCTGTCCGCCGAGGTCGCCGCCTGGCGGGCCCGGATCGAGGACGTCCTTACGGAGCACCCGGAGATCGCGCCGGTCCTGCGGCAGGTGACCGAGGAGACCCGCGACCGCCTGCGTCGTTGAGGACCGTGTCATGACGACCGCGGCCGGGTCGTCCACAGGCTGTGGACGACCCGGCCGTGAAACCTCTCAGCGGAAGCGCCGCAGGCGCAGGCTGTTGCTGACGACGAAGACGCTGGAGAACGCCATGGCCGCCCCGGCGATCATCGGGTTCAGCAGCCCGGCGGCGGCCAGCGGCAGGGCCGCGACGTTGTAGGCGAAGGCCCAGAACAGGTTGCCCTTGATCGTGCGCAGCGTGCGCCGCGACAGCCGGATCGCGTCGGCCGCCACCCGCAGGTCGCCCCTGACCAGGGTCAGGTCGGCGGCCTCGATGGCCACGTCGGTGCCCGTGCCCATGGCGAGGCCGAGGTCGGCCTGGGCGAGCGCGGCGGCGTCGTTGACCCCGTCGCCGACCATGGCGACGGTCCTGCCCTCGGCCTGCAGCCGCTTCACCACGTCGACCTTGTCGGCGGGCAGCACCTCGGCGATCACCTCGTCGATGCCCACCTCCGCCGCGACCGTACGCGCGACCCGCTCGTTGTCGCCGGTCAGCAGCACCGGGGTGAGCCCGAGCGCGCGCAGGTCGCGGATCGCCTCGGCACTGGTGGCCTTGACGGTGTCGGCCACCACCAGCACGGCGCGGGCCCTGCCGTCCCACCCGACCGCCACCGCCGTACGGCCGGCGGCCTGCGCCTGGTCCAGCGCCCGCGCGAGGTCGGCGGGCAGGTGCTGGGACCACTCGGCCAGCAGCGCGGGTCGTCCCACCAGCACGGCGTGGCCGTCCACGATGCCCTGGACGCCGAGGCCCTCGACGTTGGCGAAGTCCTCCGGCTCCGGCAGTGCCCCCACCCGCTCGGCGGCCCTCCGCGCGATCGCCTGCGCGATCGGGTGCTCGGAGGCGTGCTCCAGTGCCCCGGCCAGCCGCAGCACCTCCTCGGGGTCCTGCCCCTCGGCGGCCACGACGTCGACGAGCGTCATCTTCCCCTCGGTGACGGTGCCGGTCTTGTCGAGCACGACCGTGTCGATCGCGCGGGTCGACTCCAGCACCTCGGGGCCCTTGATCAGGATGCCGAGCTGGGCGCCGCGGCCGGTGCCGACCAGCAGCGCGGTCGGCGTGGCCAGGCCCAGCGCGCAGGGGCAGGCGATGATCAGCACCGCCACCGCGGCGGTGAAGGCCGCCTGGGCGCCCTCGCCCGTGCCGAGCCAGTAGCCGAGCGTGGCGACCGACAGCGCGATGACGATCGGCACGAAGATCCCGGAGATGCGGTCGGCCAGGCGCTGCACCTCGGCCTTGCCGGTCTGGGCCTCCTCGACCAGCCGCGCCATCTGCGCGAGCTGGGTGTCGGACCCGACCCGGGTGGCCCGCACGACCAGCCGGCCGCCCGCGTTCACCGTCGCGCCGGTCACCGCGTCACCGGCCCGCACCTCCACCGGCACCGACTCGCCGGTGAGCATCGAGGCGTCGACCGCCGAGGTCCCCTCCTCGATCACACCGTCGGTCGCGATCTTCTCTCCCGGCCGTACGACGAAGCGGTCGCCCACCGCGAGCTCGCCGACCGGGACGCGCACCTCCCCGCCGTCGCGCAGGACGGCGACGTCCTTGGCGCCGAGTTCGAGCAGCGCCCGCAGGGCCGCGCCCGCGCGCCGCTTGGAGCGGGCCTCGAAATAGCGCCCGGCCAGGATGAACGCCGTGACCCCGGCCGCGGCCTCCAGGTAGATGTCCCCGGAGCCGTCACTGCGCTCGATCGTGAACGCGAACGGGTGGGTCATGCCTGGGGTGCCCGCCTCGCCCAGGAACAGTGCCCACAGCGACCAGCCCAGCGCCGCGATCGTGCCCAGCGACACGAGGGTGTCCATCGTGGCCGTGCCGTGGCGCAGGTTGGTCCAGGCCGCCCGGTGGAACGGCAGGCCGCCGTACACGACGACCGGGGCCGCGAGCGTGAGCGACAGCCACTGCCAGTACGTGAACTGCAGGGCGGGGATCATCGCCAGCGCGATCACCGGGACGGCGAGCACGACGGAGACGAGCAGCCGGGTGCGCAGGGAGGCGAGCTCGTCCGGCGGTTCCCCGGGCGCCTGCTCCGGCTTCGGGGGCTCGGGCAGCCTGGCCGTGTATCCGGCCTTCTCCACCTCCGCCACCAGGGCCTGCGGGTCCAGGTCCACGGGGAAGGTCACCTTGGCCTTCTCCGTGGCGTAGTTGACCGTCGCGGTCACGCCGTCCAGCTTGTTGAGCTTGCGCTCGATCCTGTTGGCGCACGACGCGCAGGTCATGCCGCCTATCGAAAGCTCGACCGCGCCGGTCGGCCGGTCACCGGTTGTCTCCGGCATCACCACTCCTTTCTCGCGTCGTGCCCTCAACGGCTGTGCCCGGCCGCTTCCGCGTGAACCGTGAAGGCGGCCGTGCGGATGGTTCCCCCGTGCTTGAAGTCGAGGAACAGGCGGTAGTCGCCGCCGCTCGGCGCCGACGCGGCGAAGGTCACCCCGGCCGCCGCGGCTGGGCCCTCCTCCGGGTGCACGTGCAGGTAGGCCAGGTCGCCCGCGCGGATCGCGACGAGGTGGCCGTAGGCGCCCAGGTAGGGTTCGAGGTCGCCGACCGGCTCGCCGTCCTTGCTCACCGTGAACACGAGCTTACTCACCCGGCCGGGGGCGAGGTCGCCCGCCAGCGTGACCGTGTATCCGTCCACCCGCGCCGTA belongs to Microbispora sp. ZYX-F-249 and includes:
- a CDS encoding heavy metal translocating P-type ATPase, encoding MPETTGDRPTGAVELSIGGMTCASCANRIERKLNKLDGVTATVNYATEKAKVTFPVDLDPQALVAEVEKAGYTARLPEPPKPEQAPGEPPDELASLRTRLLVSVVLAVPVIALAMIPALQFTYWQWLSLTLAAPVVVYGGLPFHRAAWTNLRHGTATMDTLVSLGTIAALGWSLWALFLGEAGTPGMTHPFAFTIERSDGSGDIYLEAAAGVTAFILAGRYFEARSKRRAGAALRALLELGAKDVAVLRDGGEVRVPVGELAVGDRFVVRPGEKIATDGVIEEGTSAVDASMLTGESVPVEVRAGDAVTGATVNAGGRLVVRATRVGSDTQLAQMARLVEEAQTGKAEVQRLADRISGIFVPIVIALSVATLGYWLGTGEGAQAAFTAAVAVLIIACPCALGLATPTALLVGTGRGAQLGILIKGPEVLESTRAIDTVVLDKTGTVTEGKMTLVDVVAAEGQDPEEVLRLAGALEHASEHPIAQAIARRAAERVGALPEPEDFANVEGLGVQGIVDGHAVLVGRPALLAEWSQHLPADLARALDQAQAAGRTAVAVGWDGRARAVLVVADTVKATSAEAIRDLRALGLTPVLLTGDNERVARTVAAEVGIDEVIAEVLPADKVDVVKRLQAEGRTVAMVGDGVNDAAALAQADLGLAMGTGTDVAIEAADLTLVRGDLRVAADAIRLSRRTLRTIKGNLFWAFAYNVAALPLAAAGLLNPMIAGAAMAFSSVFVVSNSLRLRRFR
- a CDS encoding MarR family winged helix-turn-helix transcriptional regulator, whose protein sequence is MTSTQSEQRAPGVLDDKMCFALYAASRAVTGLYRPLLDEVGLTYPQFLVLLVLWDGPAEGVTVKELGAALHLDYGTMTPLLKRLEANGLLRRERRADDERTVQITLTEQGAGLRERSDGIFASVGDAMALEPEEFTRTLATLRRLTENVTAYANRRG
- a CDS encoding alpha/beta fold hydrolase translates to MAYITVGQENSTDIDLYYEDHGSGQPVVLIHGYPLDGHSWEKQIPALLGAGYRVITYDRRGFGRSSQPTVGYDYDTFAADLNTLLETLDLRDVILVGFSMGTGEVGRYLGTYGSARVAKAAFLASLEPFLLKTEDNPEGVDGSVFEGISAAVAKDRYAYFTEFYNAFYNTDENLGTRLSEEVVRANWNTAAGASWYASSAVVPTWLTDFRADIPKIDVPTLIVHGTADRILPIESTGRPFHRALPQAEYVEIEGAPHGLLWTHAQEVTDALIAFLAK